Within the Ficedula albicollis isolate OC2 chromosome 26, FicAlb1.5, whole genome shotgun sequence genome, the region GTTTGGTTCTGTTCAGGTGCAGGCAGAGGGGGTGAAGCAGAGCTCTCACATCCtgaatttttatctttcagCAGAAATGAGAGGGATGATGTTTGCTTGGgttttcccccttccctgtAGGATTTTATCCTGCTTATTCATTTCACCTGGAGCCCTccttgctggtgctgctccccaCCTGATGCAAGGCAGAtccagctggtttttttttggccagaACGTGGCAAACGTGGCTGTTTGGGAGCAGCCCTTGTTGCCAGGCTGTTGCTGTTGCCATGGCTTTGGTGTGTGTGAGTGCCAGCCTGGGAttggctcctgggctgggctgctctttGGGGAGAGGCTCTTCAATCCCACAGATTTTTGAAAACGTGActttcccatccctccctccctccctccagtgCAGCTTGGAGGAGTCCCTGCCTGGATTTTCCCCTGGGAAGGGGTGAGGTCAGACAGGAGAGGTGGGCAGTTCAGCTGAGAGATTCCACAAAGCCAGcctggatggagctctgggcagcctgggcttgTGGCAGGTTgggagtggaactggatggtcttttctcttccaacccaaaccatttttaTTGTGCCACGGTCTAGTTGAGGTGTGAGGGCATggattggacttgatgatcttggaggtctcttctAACTCAGttaatctgtgattctgtattcCATGATTTCTGGTGTTATTTCCTGAATAAACCacagggttggggtttttttccttctttttctttctttttttttttttttcctgtggcttgACAGCGTTAATacaacagcagaagaaatcagaattcATTCAGAAGTGGGAATAACACATCTTTTTGAAGCAGGATCACTTCCTTGCTGTTCTAACCCTCCTCTCTACCCCTGGCAGGGATTTTTGCCTTCAAGTGCTCCCGAGCAGAGGAGATCTTCAACCTGCTGCAGGACCTGATGCAGTGCAACAGCATCAACGTGGTGGAGGAGCCCATGGTGGTCACCAGGAGCAGCCACCCCTCGGAGAGGGAGCTGGCCAGGAGCCCCCAGGGCCCCAGCAGTAAGAGCCAGGAtctggggacaggacaggggacacagggctgggggggacaTCTGCAGTGCTCCCGTCGAGGTCTGTGTGTGCCCCTTTTCAAGGTCCCCGCGTGGAATTTGGTTTCTGAGGAAAcagagtgtcctggtttggaggacaggtgtctgccaagaaaggcagaaatggagaaagtaaaccccctccctccaaattattattataattttgaaattaaggggctctcaggcaaagatatgggaattaggaagaacagctctttactaggaaaattcaaatagaaatgcagtattacaaagaacaatcccaaaccctgccagagtcagaatccaagctgacacccgtcagtcagtcagggtgttggcagcagtcccattcaatggtggctgcatcctcctgcaggggcagatgtggttcagctggagcagggggggggggggggggggggggggggggggggggggggggggggggggggggggggggggggggggggggggggggggggggggggggggggggggggggggggggggggggggggggggggggggggggggggggggggggggggggggggggggggggggggggggggggggggggggggggggggggggggggggggggggggggggggggggggggggggggggggggggggggggggggggggggggggggggggggggggggggggggggggggggggggggggggggggggggggggggggggggggggggggggggggggggggggggggggggggggggggggggggggggggggggggggggggggggggggggggggggggggggggggggggggggggggggggggggggggggggggggggggggggggggggggggggggggggggggggggggggggggggggggggggggggggggggggggggggggggggggggggggggggggggggggggggggggggggggggggggggggggggggggggggggggggggggggggggggggggggggggggggggggggggggggggggggggggggggggggggggggggggggggggggggggggggggggggggggggggggggggggggggggggggggggggggggggggggggggggggggggggggggggggggggggggggggggggggggggggggggggggggggggggggggggggggggggggggggggggggggggggggggggggggggggggggggggggggggggggggggggggggggggggggggggggggggggggggggggggggggggggggggggggggggggggggggggggggggggggggggggggggggggggggggggggggggggggggggggggggggggggggggggggggggggggggggggggggggggggggggggggggggggggggggggggggggggggggggggggggggggggggggggggggggggggggggggggggggggggggggggggggggggggggggggggcatgggatgatgtaattttatcagccatgccctgggactcagtggccatgaacaggagatatctcctggagggaggatgggctgtgggaagataaagatgattgccccagctggtttaaagctggcccatgagcagataatgtgtgccaggagatcaggggcactgccccacccggctgcagcagatgggacagaatccacatttctggtcacacCCTGgattgcagcccaagacagagagacacaaaaatcccttccaagctgtcagagctgccagctctcagctggGTCTCTCCAGCCACCACTGCCAAGTGGCCTCTCCTGAGCAGCCCTTGGGAGGGTTGGGTGGTTTCTGCAGGAAGCCACATCTGGAATGATTCCATTCCTGTCTCCATGAGGGATTCCTTAGGTTGAAAGGAGGGTCTGGcccttgtgtgtgtgtgctgcagcactgggatggcCCTGGACAGGCTGGTTTTACCTTCCAGGGCGTCCAGAAGAGCCCAGCTCGCTCTGAAAATGTAATAATTCCATTTTGTACCAATTTAATGCTTCCCTGCCTCGGTTCCCTCACAGGTCTGGGTTACACTGGACTTCCCAATGGATttcacagcttccctggagAATCCCTGTCCTACTCTGCAGCCCGGCACCCCTCAGTGAGCAGCCTGAGACATTCCTCTGTGGGGGAAGACTCCACCCACCCCCTCCTGGGGCCTGAGGAGCAGGTAAAGCCACCCTAAACTCTGCTGGCTGCGATTCTGGGTTTCCCTCACTCAGAGCTCAGGGCATCCCCACACCCTGTCActccttttattctctttcattttgctCCTGGAGGCTCCTGCTCTTTGATGCTTCCCTAGAACTGATGCTCTGTCACAAAAATCTGAGTTGTGTCCTCAGCCCACTGGGGTTTGGGTGGCAGTTACCTGCCAGCTGTCACACAGCCCCTAAATTCAggccctttttatttttgtttttgaggtTCAGCTCTTGGCTCGCAGTTGTAGAGTTTTAAGGTTTTTCCTTCCAAACCCAGCTGGTCTGAGCCACCCCCAGGGAGGCCTGGGCAGGTGTGAGGGTTGTGGGATCACCTGTGAGCCACTCGAGGAGAGTTTGTGAGATGTGCATGGAGCATGACAGagaatcactgaggctggaaaagatcaaATCCAACCTGTGCCTGAtcccagagcactcagtgccacgtccaggtgacacctgcagggatggggactccaaacccccctgggcagccccttccaaagcctgagcaccctttccacGGGGAAATTCCTGCAGATCTCCATCCATGTGGACACACATTGTGTATCTGCAGATGgactctttttctctctcccagcccacaaaacccaaactgacttttacattttctcttccaaaaccTTGCTAACTtccaaaatcccttttttccctcatcaGCCACTGATGACTCCTCTCTCCTGGtggtttctcagctgctttgagcaggaaatTCCTGCAGATCTCCATCCATGTGGACACACATTGTGTATCTGCAGCTGGACTGTCTCTCTCTCAGCCCACAAAACCAAAACGACTTTTACATCTTCTCtcccaaaatccttttttttcctcatcagccACTGATGAAACCACCACGAGAGAGGAATTCTcagctgctttgagcaggaaatTCCTGCAGATCTCCATCCATGTGGACACACATTGTGTATCTGCAGATGgactctttttctctctcccagcccacaaaacccaaactgacttttacattttctcttccaaaaccTTGCTAACTtccaaaatcccttttttccctcatcaGCCACTGATGACTCCTCTCTCCTGGtggtttctcagctgctttgagcaggaaatTCCTGCAGATCTCCATCCATGTGGACACACATTGTGTATCTGCAGATGgactctttttctctctcccagcccacaaaacccaaactgacttttacattttctcttccaaaaccTTGCTAACTTCCTTCCCAACTTCCAAAATCcgtttttttcctcatcagccACTGATGAGTTCCTCTCTCCTGGtggtttctcagctgctttgctctggtctctgctgtctcctcctttcactgtccctctgcttctctccttgCAGTCCCACACCTACGTCAACACGGCCACCGGGCAGCGGGAGCCGAGGGGCCGCCACTGTGTGCACTCCTTGCCTGAAGCCCACCCTCCTTTCCCCCCTAGGaaccacagctgctccctggaagACCGAAACCCCCAGGtcttcctgcagccaggggaggtGAAATTCgtgctggctcccagctccgGCTACCGCCGGCTGTGCCGGCACCCCCGGGAATGCCGGGCTCACCTCCGCccccccaacaacaacaacaacgacGACATTGTGTATCTGCAGATGGACCgtctctctcccagcccacaaaacccaaaccgACTTTTACATCTTCCCTCCCAAAACCTTCCCAACTTCCAAAATCcgtttttttcctcatcagccACTGATGAGTTCCTCTCTCCTGGtggtttctcagctgctttgagcaggaaatTCCTGCAGATCTCCATCCATGTGGACACACATTGTGTATCTGCAGATGGACCgtctctctcccagcccacaaaacccaaaccgACTTTTACATCTTCCCTCCCAAAACCTTCCCAACTTCCAAAATCcgtttttttcctcatcagccACTGATGAGTTCCTCTCTCCTGGtggtttctcagctgctttgagcaggaaatTCCTGCAGATCTCCATCCATGTGGACACACATTGTGTATCTGCAGATGGACCgtctctctcccagcccacaaaacccaaaccgACTTTTACATCTTCCCTCCCAAAACCTTCCCAACTTCCAAAATCcgtttttttcctcatcagccACTGATGAGTTCCTCTCTCCTGGtggtttctcagctgctttgagcaggaaatTCCTGCAGATCTCCATCCATGTGGACACACATTGTGTATCTGCAGATGGACCgtctctctcccagcccacaaaacccaaaccgACTTTTACATCTTCCCTCCCAAAACCTTCCCAACTTCCAAAATCcgtttttttcctcatcagccACTGATGAGTTCCTCTCTCCTGGtggtttctcagctgctttgagcaggaaatTCCTGCAGATCTCCATCCATGTGGACACACATTGTGTATCTGCAGATGGACCgtctctctcccagcccacaaaacccaaaccgACTTTTACATCTTCCCTCCCAAAACCTTCCCAACTTCCAAAATCcgtttttttcctcatcagccACTGATGAGTTCCTCTCTCCTGGtggtttctcagctgctttgagcaggaaatTCCTGCAGATCTCCATCCATGTGGACACACATTGTGTATCTGCAGATGGACCgtctctctcccagcccacaaaacccaaaccgACTTTTACATCTTCCCTCCCAAAACCTTCCCAACTTCCAAAATCcgtttttttcctcatcagccACTGATGAGTTCCTCTCTCCTGGtggtttctcagctgctttgagcaggaaatTCCTGCAGATCTCCATCCATGTGGACACACATTGTGTATCTGCAGATGGACCgtctctctcccagcccacaaaacccaaaccgACTTTTACATCTTCCCTCCCAAAACCTTCCCAACTTCCAAAATCcgtttttttcctcatcagccACTGATGAGTTCCTCTCTCCTGGtggtttctcagctgctttgagcaggaaatTCCTGCAGATCTCCATCCATGTGGACACACATTGTGTATCTGCAGATGGACCgtctctctcccagcccacaaaacccaaaccgACTTTTACATCTTCCCTCCCAAAACCTTCCCAACTTCCAAAATCcgtttttttcctcatcagccACTGATGAGTTCCTCTCTCCTGGtggtttctcagctgctttgagcaggaaatTCCTGCAGATCTCCATCCATGTGGACACACATTGTGTATCTGCAGATGGACCgtctctctcccagcccacaaaacccaaaccgACTTTTACATCTTCCCTCCCAAAACCTTCCCAACTTCCAAAATCcgtttttttcctcatcagccACTGATGAGTTCCTCTCTCCTGGtggtttctcagctgctttgagcaggaaatTCCTGCAGATCTCCATCCATGTGGACACACATTGTGTATCTGCAGATGGACCgtctctctcccagcccacaaaacccaaaccgACTTTTACATCTTCCCTCCCAAAACCTTCCCAACTTCCAAAATCcgtttttttcctcatcagccACTGATGAGTTCCTCTCTCCTGGtggtttctcagctgctttgagcaggaaatTCCTGCAGATCTCCATCCATGTGGACACACATTGTGTATCTGCAGATGGACCgtctctctcccagcccacaaaacccaaaccgACTTTTACATCTTCCCTCCCAAAACCTTCCCAACTTCCAAAATCcgtttttttcctcatcagccACTGATGAGTTCCTCTCTCCTGGtggtttctcagctgctttgagcaggaaatTCCTGCAGATCTCCATCCATGTGGACACACATTGTGTATCTGCAGATGGACCgtctctctcccagcccacaaaacccaaaccgACTTTTACATCTTCCCTCCCAAAACCTTCCCAACTTCCAAAATCcgtttttttcctcatcagccACTGATGAGTTCCTCTCTCCTGGtggtttctcagctgctttgagcaggaaatTCCTGCAGATCTCCATCCATGTGGACACACATTGTGTATCTGCAGATGGACCgtctctctcccagcccacaaaacccaaaccgACTTTTACATCTTCCCTCCCAAAACCTTCCCAACTTCCAAAATCcgtttttttcctcatcagccACTGATGAGTTCCTCTCTCCTGGtggtttctcagctgctttgagcaggaaatTCCTGCAGATCTCCATCCATGTGGACACACATTGTGTATCTGCAGATGGACCgtctctctcccagcccacaaaacccaaaccgACTTTTACATCTTCCCTCCCAAAACCTTCCCAACTTCCAAAATCcgtttttttcctcatcagccACTGATGAGTTCCTCTCTCCTGGtggtttctcagctgctttgagcaggaaatTCCTGCAGATCTCCATCCATGTGGACACACATTGTGTATCTGCAGATGGACCgtctctctcccagcccacaaaacccaaaccgACTTTTACATCTTCCCTCCCAAAACCTTCCCAACTTCCAAAATCcgtttttttcctcatcagccACTGATGAGTTCCTCTCTCCTGGtggtttctcagctgctttgagcaggaaatTCCTGCAGATCTCCATCCATGTGGACACACATTGTGTATCTGCAGATGGACCgtctctctcccagcccacaaaacccaaaccgACTTTTACATCTTCCCTCCCAAAACCTTCCCAACTTCCAAAATCcgtttttttcctcatcagccACTGATGAGTTCCTCTCTCCTGGtggtttctcagctgctttgagcaggaaatTCCTGCAGATCTCCATCCATGTGGACACACATTGTGTATCTGCAGATGGACCgtctctctcccagcccacaaaacccaaaccgACTTTTACATCTTCCCTCCCAAAACCTTCCCAACTTCCAAAATCcgtttttttcctcatcagccACTGATGAGTTCCTCTCTCCTGGtggtttctcagctgctttgagcaggaaatTCCTGCAGATCTCCATCCATGTGGACACACATTGTGTATCTGCAGATGGACCgtctctctcccagcccacaaaacccaaaccgACTTTTACATCTTCCCTCCCAAAACCTTCCCAACTTCCAAAATCcgtttttttcctcatcagccACTGATGAGTTCCTCTCTCCTGGtggtttctcagctgctttgagcaggaaatTCCTGCAGATCTCCATCCATGTGGACACACATTGTGTATCTGCAGATGgactctttttctctctcccagcccacaaaacccaaactgacttttacattttctcttccaaaaccTTGCTAACTtccaaaatcccttttttccctcatcaGCCACTGATGACTCCTCTCTCCTGGtggtttctcagctgctttgagcaggaaatTCCTGCAGATCTCCATCCATGTGGACACACATTGTGTATCTGCAGATGGACCgtctctctcccagcccacaaaacccaaaccgACTTTTACATCTTCCCTCCCAAAACCTTCCCAACTTCCAAAATCcgtttttttcctcatcagccACTGATGAGTTCCTCTCTCCTGGtggtttctcagctgctttgctctggtctctgctgtctcctcctttcactgtccctctgcttctctccttgCAGTCCCACACCTACGTCAACACGGCCACCGGGCAGCGGGAGCCGAGGGGCCGCCACTGTGTGCACTCCTTGCCTGAAGCCCACCCTCCTTTCCCCCCTAGGaaccacagctgctccctggaagACCGAAACCCCCAGGtcttcctgcagccaggggaggtGAAATTCgtgctggctcccagctccgGCTACCGCCGGCTGTGCCGGCACCCCCGGGAATGCCGGGCTCACCTCCGCccccccaacaacaacaacaacgacGACGAGTGTCAGGAGGGCTGTTCGTCCCCACAGTGCGTCTACGAGAACCTCAACGGGCTGGTGGCCCCCAGCAGCTCGTCCCTGTGCCGGGCCAAGGTGCGCCAGGAGGACGGGAGCTGCTGCCACCGGCGCTCGGCGCTGCTGCACTACGAGAACCTCCCGGCGCTGCCGccgctgcgggggggggggggggggggggggggggggggggggggggggggggggggggggggggggggggggccgccggtgtgggagctgcagccggCCCGGCACGGGCACGAGGGTGCTGGGACAGCGCCCACACCGTCCCCCAATGGTTTCTCCGAGGCCGGAGAGGAAGAACCCCTGCAGAATTCCGCGCGGAATTGGGAGAGCTCGGCCCTGCATTCAGCTTCGACTTCCCCCGGCCCTGCCCCGAGCCCCCCCGGCAGCTCAACTACATCCAGGTGGAGCTGGAGCCCGAGCCCTGCCGGGGCCAGCGGCAGCCAGGGCCGGGGAGCGCTGCCGGGGAAAACGCGGCACAACAGCACCGACCTGCCCCTGTGAGCGCCCCCAGcgccggccccggccccggcccctgGCTTTGCCCCGCGGGGCTCCCGCTCGCCCTGCCCCGGCGGCCCGGCGTGGCTCCTGCGGCTTGAGGCTGctctctggggggggggggggggggggggggggggggggggggggggggggggggggggggggggggggggggggggggggggggggggggggggggggggggggggggggggggggggggggggggggggggggggggggggggggggggggggggggggggggggggggggggggggggggggggggggggggggggggggggggggggggggggggggggggggggggggggggggggggggggggggggggggggggggggggggggggggggggggggggggggggggggggggggggggggggggggggggggggggggggggggggggggggggggggggggggggggggggggggggggggggggggggggggggggggggggggggggggggggggggggggggggggggggggggggggggggggggggggggggggggggggggggggggggggggggggggggggggggggggggggggggggggggggggggggggggggggggggggggggggggggggggggggggggggggggggggggggggggggggggggggggggggggggggggggggggggggggggggggggggggggggggggggggggggggggggggggggggggggggggggggggggggggggggggggggggggggggggggggggggggggggggggggggggggggggggggggggggggggggggggggggggggggggggggggggggggggggggggggggggggggggggggggggggggggggggggggggggggggggggggggggggggggggggggggggggggggggggggggggggggggggggggggggggggggggggggggggggggggggggggggggggggggggggggggggggggggggggggggggggggggggggggggggggggggggggggggggggggggggggggggggggggggggggggggggggggggggggggggggggggggggggggggggggggggggggggggggggggggggggggggggggggggggggggggggggggg harbors:
- the FRS3 gene encoding LOW QUALITY PROTEIN: fibroblast growth factor receptor substrate 3 (The sequence of the model RefSeq protein was modified relative to this genomic sequence to represent the inferred CDS: deleted 2 bases in 1 codon) codes for the protein MPNGIASLPGAMGSCCSCLCPDSIPDNHPTKFKVSCCPSNPIRGSGTALTAPGESKFLPLQRTCKSTTSGLGFFGSLAGIFAFKCSRAEEIFNLLQDLMQCNSINVVEEPMVVTRSSHPSERELARSPQGPSSLGYTGLPNGFHSFPGESLSYSAARHPSVSSLRHSSVGEDSTHPLLGPEEQSHTYVNTATGQREPRGRHCVHSLPEAHPPFPPRNHSCSLEDRNPQVFLQPGEVKFVLAPSSGYRRLCRHPRECRAHLRPPNNNNNDDECQEGCSSPQCVYENLNGLVAPSSSSLCRAKVRQEDGSCCHRRSALLHYENLPALPPVWELQPARHGHEGAGTAPTPSPNGFSEAGEEEPLQNSARNWESSALHSFDFPRPCPEPPRQLNYIQVELEPEPCRGQRQPGPGSAAGENAAQQHRPAPVSAPSAGPGPGPWLCPAGLPLALPRRPGVAPAA